The Brenneria rubrifaciens genome has a window encoding:
- a CDS encoding amino acid ABC transporter ATP-binding protein, with protein MISVKNLTKSFGDQVVLNNISLDIAKGEVVAIIGPSGSGKSTLLRCLNLLETPESGTIEIGEQRLDTRHYSTKAAYALRRQTAMVFQNYNLFKNKTALENITEALIVVKKMPKKQANEMGLALLEQVGLLPQAAQYPVTLSGGQQQRVSIARALAVDPKAILFDEPTSALDPERVHEVLQVIQKLAKNNTTMVIVTHEMQFAQEVADRVIFMADGHIVEEGPAEKVISFSDNPQTQRFLRQLTKIPEPVEYDI; from the coding sequence ATGATCAGTGTAAAGAATCTCACGAAAAGCTTTGGCGATCAGGTGGTGCTGAATAACATCAGTCTGGATATCGCCAAAGGCGAAGTCGTGGCCATTATTGGGCCATCCGGTTCGGGTAAATCGACCCTATTACGCTGTTTGAACCTGCTGGAAACACCGGAGTCAGGAACGATTGAGATCGGCGAACAACGTCTGGACACGCGCCACTATTCAACTAAGGCGGCCTATGCGCTGCGCCGCCAAACGGCGATGGTGTTCCAGAACTATAATCTGTTCAAAAATAAGACGGCGCTGGAAAACATTACTGAAGCGCTGATTGTTGTGAAGAAAATGCCTAAAAAACAGGCGAATGAGATGGGTCTTGCGCTGCTGGAACAGGTGGGGTTGTTGCCGCAGGCGGCGCAATATCCGGTGACGTTATCCGGCGGGCAGCAACAGCGCGTGAGTATTGCTCGGGCGTTGGCGGTCGATCCGAAAGCGATCCTGTTTGACGAGCCGACGTCGGCACTGGACCCGGAACGCGTCCATGAAGTGTTGCAGGTTATTCAGAAACTGGCGAAAAACAACACGACGATGGTTATCGTGACGCATGAGATGCAATTCGCTCAGGAAGTGGCGGATCGGGTCATTTTCATGGCGGACGGTCATATTGTTGAAGAAGGTCCGGCGGAAAAAGTGATCAGTTTTTCTGATAATCCGCAGACACAGCGTTTCCTGCGTCAGCTAACTAAGATCCCTGAGCCGGTTGAGTATGATATTTAA
- a CDS encoding amino acid ABC transporter permease, whose amino-acid sequence MNIDLAYLLKVFPQVLAYLPTTLLLAVVSMFFAMLIGLVLALVRETKNIIVVKIVELYISLFRGIPSLVQLFIIYFGLPQLFPGLSNLDAMTAAIIGFSLKTSAYMAEIFRAALASVDFGQTEAGLSIGMNKAQIYRRIVLPQAMLNALPATGNTFISLIKDTSVAFALGVSELFAEGKMIAAESLRFFETFLVVGLIYWLVIIVYAWLQKQLEKKLNHSLQR is encoded by the coding sequence ATGAATATCGATCTCGCCTATCTGTTAAAGGTATTCCCCCAGGTATTAGCTTATTTACCGACCACGTTGTTGCTTGCCGTGGTTTCGATGTTTTTTGCTATGCTCATCGGCTTGGTATTGGCGCTGGTTCGCGAAACCAAAAACATCATCGTGGTGAAAATCGTGGAACTCTACATCTCTTTGTTCCGTGGTATTCCTTCTCTGGTACAGTTGTTTATCATCTATTTTGGTTTGCCGCAGCTTTTTCCCGGACTATCCAACCTCGATGCGATGACGGCGGCGATCATTGGCTTCAGTCTGAAGACATCGGCTTACATGGCGGAAATATTTCGCGCTGCCCTGGCGTCTGTGGATTTCGGTCAAACAGAAGCCGGTTTATCCATTGGTATGAACAAAGCGCAGATTTACCGCAGGATTGTGCTCCCTCAGGCTATGCTCAATGCCTTACCCGCAACGGGCAACACATTTATTTCCCTGATTAAAGATACATCGGTGGCATTTGCGCTGGGCGTATCCGAACTGTTTGCGGAAGGCAAGATGATTGCCGCAGAGTCATTGCGTTTCTTTGAAACCTTCCTGGTTGTGGGTTTGATTTATTGGCTGGTGATCATTGTTTATGCCTGGCTGCAAAAGCAGCTGGAAAAGAAACTAAATCACTCGCTACAGCGATAA
- a CDS encoding amino acid ABC transporter substrate-binding protein, with the protein MIMKKLTLSVLALTTAFLVAGCDSQDTTQGEKVLKVGSTGQSYPSGFKQDNKLVGFDVEITETIAKDLNYKVEWVTADFSGLMGQLEAGKLDTVANVVAITPVRQEKYNFARPYSFYGSQIVTHKDNNDINSLDDLKGKTVAGVLGSNHINNLKKAFPDGSVNIRTYETRDGAMNDALSKRVEGYVNSRPILLAEINKRNLPFKLVGNSLVVEEVSFPFHKNEKGDALRKQFDEELDKMRADGRLKDLAIKYFGEDITTPPSAQ; encoded by the coding sequence ATGATAATGAAAAAATTAACTTTGTCTGTTTTAGCGCTGACGACTGCCTTTCTTGTAGCAGGCTGTGATTCTCAGGATACGACTCAGGGTGAGAAAGTGTTGAAAGTGGGGTCAACGGGCCAAAGCTATCCCAGCGGTTTTAAGCAAGATAATAAACTGGTCGGTTTTGACGTTGAGATCACGGAAACCATCGCTAAGGATTTAAACTATAAAGTTGAATGGGTCACGGCTGATTTTAGCGGCCTTATGGGGCAATTGGAGGCGGGTAAACTGGATACCGTCGCCAATGTGGTGGCCATTACGCCAGTCCGTCAGGAGAAGTATAATTTCGCACGCCCTTACAGCTTCTACGGCAGCCAGATTGTAACCCACAAAGATAATAACGATATCAACTCGCTGGACGATCTGAAAGGAAAAACGGTCGCCGGTGTGCTGGGCTCTAACCACATCAACAATTTAAAGAAAGCGTTCCCTGACGGCAGCGTGAACATCCGTACTTATGAGACACGCGATGGCGCAATGAACGATGCCCTGTCCAAACGTGTCGAGGGCTACGTGAACTCCCGTCCGATTCTGCTGGCGGAAATTAACAAGCGTAACCTGCCATTCAAGTTGGTTGGTAATTCGCTGGTGGTGGAAGAGGTCAGTTTCCCGTTCCATAAAAACGAGAAGGGTGATGCACTGCGTAAACAGTTTGATGAAGAGCTGGATAAAATGCGTGCTGACGGGCGTTTGAAAGATCTGGCGATTAAATATTTCGGTGAAGATATCACGACGCCCCCTTCTGCTCAGTAA
- a CDS encoding GNAT family N-acetyltransferase, with product MSIVFRQAMLEDDESFLALALSAFEPIRQLGINFSAAHADIDMVRRHISSHGVYVMEKDGIMVSSFTIRYPWGPEPGPYGLPHLGWFATHPDYKKQGLGKQMMAWLEQNILIGQLKAPAVSLGTAQSHPWLIEMYKHYGFREVGQANLGKGHLTIYMQKILDDPLYDQWKKRNLK from the coding sequence ATGAGTATTGTATTTCGCCAGGCTATGCTGGAGGATGATGAATCATTCCTGGCGTTGGCGTTGTCCGCTTTTGAGCCGATACGTCAGCTAGGCATCAATTTTTCTGCGGCGCATGCGGACATTGACATGGTTCGCAGACACATTTCATCTCACGGCGTGTACGTGATGGAGAAGGACGGCATTATGGTGTCCTCATTCACTATCCGTTATCCCTGGGGACCGGAGCCCGGCCCTTATGGGTTGCCGCATCTCGGATGGTTTGCCACGCATCCCGATTATAAAAAGCAGGGACTGGGCAAGCAAATGATGGCCTGGCTTGAGCAGAATATTTTAATTGGTCAGCTTAAGGCTCCCGCAGTGTCATTAGGGACGGCGCAAAGCCATCCTTGGCTGATTGAGATGTATAAGCATTATGGTTTCAGGGAAGTCGGGCAAGCCAATTTGGGGAAAGGGCACCTGACGATTTATATGCAAAAAATCCTTGATGACCCATTATATGACCAGTGGAAAAAAAGAAATTTAAAATAA
- the purB gene encoding adenylosuccinate lyase: protein MASHLIDFLLIGNNFGTPEMRDVWSEQNRLTKQVEVEVALALAEGELGIIPQEAANTIAEKADAGALNVEDIAKDAARMKHSLMPTITAIQKQCGAAGEFIHYGVTTQDIVDTATVLQLKQSFDIVFRDTQLLAVELKRLSKKHQYTLMTGRTHGMQALPTTFGFKLAVWLDEFVRHLERLSEIKQRVLVGNINGAIGTYASFGEKGPEIERLTLDKLGLNTPNIGWQSARDRFSEYASIVVLISGTLGKIGNELYNLMRTEINEIEEPFSEGKIGSTTMPHKRNPAALEGLASLTAPVFKSAALIHESMKVEHERDAMSWRAEWIALPEINIYLSAQLQNALGILRGMSVNEKQMLANLELQNGLLLSEKVMFEIGTRLGKQTAHHLVYECAMRAFEKNQSFKSVLLEHPVLSAQLTSAELDEWLNPANYLGSAPQKVDDVIRYANNSGLLPA from the coding sequence ATGGCATCACATCTTATTGATTTTCTTCTTATAGGGAATAATTTTGGCACGCCTGAAATGCGGGACGTGTGGTCAGAGCAGAACCGCCTGACAAAACAGGTTGAAGTGGAAGTTGCTTTGGCGCTGGCCGAAGGAGAGCTCGGTATTATCCCGCAAGAAGCGGCGAACACCATTGCTGAAAAAGCGGATGCCGGCGCGCTGAATGTGGAAGATATCGCCAAAGATGCCGCCCGCATGAAGCATTCCTTGATGCCGACGATTACCGCGATTCAGAAGCAGTGTGGCGCGGCGGGCGAATTTATCCATTATGGCGTAACAACGCAGGACATTGTCGATACCGCTACCGTTCTGCAATTAAAGCAGTCTTTTGACATTGTTTTCCGTGATACTCAACTGCTGGCTGTTGAATTAAAACGCCTGTCGAAGAAACACCAATACACACTTATGACCGGACGGACTCACGGCATGCAAGCGCTGCCGACCACGTTTGGTTTTAAACTGGCGGTCTGGCTGGATGAGTTTGTCCGTCATCTTGAACGTCTGAGCGAAATTAAACAGCGTGTACTGGTTGGTAACATCAACGGCGCTATCGGAACCTATGCCTCTTTTGGTGAAAAAGGCCCTGAAATTGAGCGCCTGACGCTGGATAAGCTGGGTCTGAATACGCCAAATATTGGCTGGCAGTCCGCCCGCGACCGTTTCTCCGAGTATGCTTCCATTGTTGTGCTTATCAGCGGTACGCTGGGTAAGATCGGCAACGAGCTTTATAACCTGATGCGTACCGAAATTAACGAGATCGAAGAACCTTTTTCCGAAGGAAAAATCGGGTCCACGACCATGCCGCACAAACGCAACCCGGCCGCGCTGGAAGGGCTGGCCAGCCTGACCGCGCCGGTGTTTAAAAGCGCCGCGCTCATCCATGAGTCCATGAAAGTGGAACATGAGCGTGACGCCATGAGCTGGCGTGCCGAGTGGATCGCATTGCCGGAAATCAACATCTATCTGTCCGCACAACTCCAGAATGCGTTGGGTATTCTGCGTGGTATGTCGGTGAATGAAAAACAGATGTTGGCGAATCTGGAATTGCAAAACGGGTTGCTGCTATCCGAGAAGGTGATGTTTGAGATTGGCACGCGTCTTGGCAAACAGACGGCACATCATCTGGTTTATGAATGCGCTATGCGGGCGTTCGAGAAGAACCAGTCATTCAAATCTGTCCTCCTGGAACACCCTGTATTATCTGCTCAACTGACATCGGCTGAGTTGGATGAATGGCTGAACCCGGCTAACTATCTGGGCAGCGCGCCTCAGAAAGTAGATGATGTTATACGCTACGCGAATAACTCAGGTCTGCTGCCTGCGTAA
- the thrP gene encoding bifunctional threonine/serine APC transporter ThrP, whose translation MAEDVKQEKLHRGLEARHIELIALGGTIGVGLFMGAASALKWAGPSVLLAYIVAGIFVFFIMRSMGEMLYLEPVAGSFAVYAHKYMNPFFGYLTAWGYWFMWMAVGISEITAIGVYVQYWFPELPQWIPAIAAVVLVAGANLAAVRLYGEIEFWFAMIKITTIIVMIVVGLGVIFFGFGNYGQATGLTNLTAHGGFLAGGWKGLLFALCLVVASYQGVELVGITAGEAKNPQVTLKRAINNILWRILIFYVGAIFVIVTIFPWNEIGTSGSPFVLTFAKIGITAAAGIINFVVLTAALSGCNSGMYSCGRMLYSLANNRQLPAWLGKVTASGVPAAGVTISILCLLAGSLLNYIIPNPEKVFVYVYSASVLPGMVPWFVVLISQLRFREQHRAALMNHPFKSVFFPWMNYLTMAFLLCVLVGMYINIDTRMSLLVGMAFLALVSLCYFALGLGNKGVIIGAKS comes from the coding sequence ATGGCGGAAGATGTAAAACAGGAAAAGCTCCATCGGGGCTTGGAAGCGCGGCACATTGAGCTGATTGCGCTGGGCGGGACGATCGGCGTCGGGTTGTTTATGGGGGCGGCCAGTGCGCTAAAATGGGCAGGGCCATCGGTTTTGCTGGCCTATATCGTCGCGGGGATATTCGTTTTCTTTATCATGCGTTCAATGGGCGAGATGCTGTATCTGGAGCCTGTTGCGGGTTCCTTCGCGGTGTACGCCCATAAGTATATGAATCCTTTTTTCGGCTATCTCACCGCATGGGGTTATTGGTTCATGTGGATGGCTGTCGGGATCTCCGAAATCACGGCGATTGGGGTTTATGTGCAGTACTGGTTTCCCGAATTGCCGCAATGGATACCCGCGATTGCGGCGGTTGTACTTGTCGCAGGGGCAAATCTGGCGGCGGTACGTCTGTATGGTGAGATCGAGTTCTGGTTCGCGATGATTAAAATCACCACGATTATTGTGATGATCGTGGTCGGGCTGGGGGTGATTTTCTTCGGTTTCGGTAATTACGGGCAGGCGACCGGTTTAACCAATCTGACCGCGCACGGCGGTTTTCTTGCCGGCGGCTGGAAAGGTTTGCTGTTTGCGCTGTGTCTGGTCGTAGCGTCTTATCAGGGCGTTGAGCTGGTCGGCATCACGGCAGGTGAGGCCAAAAATCCGCAGGTGACGCTGAAGCGCGCCATCAATAATATTTTATGGCGCATTCTGATTTTCTACGTGGGCGCGATTTTTGTCATCGTGACCATCTTTCCGTGGAATGAAATCGGCACATCCGGCAGCCCATTTGTCCTGACCTTCGCAAAAATCGGCATCACCGCGGCGGCTGGGATCATTAATTTTGTCGTCCTGACGGCGGCGTTATCCGGTTGCAACAGCGGAATGTATAGCTGTGGGCGTATGCTTTATTCACTGGCTAATAACCGTCAACTGCCTGCATGGTTGGGTAAAGTGACGGCCAGTGGCGTCCCGGCGGCCGGCGTCACAATTTCTATTCTCTGCCTGTTGGCGGGTTCGCTGCTTAATTACATTATCCCGAATCCAGAAAAGGTATTTGTTTATGTGTATAGTGCCAGCGTGTTGCCGGGGATGGTGCCGTGGTTTGTGGTGCTGATTAGCCAACTGCGTTTTCGTGAGCAGCATCGCGCGGCTTTAATGAACCATCCGTTCAAATCTGTGTTTTTCCCCTGGATGAACTATTTGACGATGGCGTTTTTGCTGTGTGTTCTGGTGGGGATGTACATAAATATTGATACGCGTATGTCATTACTTGTCGGTATGGCGTTTTTGGCGTTGGTCAGCCTGTGTTATTTTGCGCTGGGGCTGGGTAATAAAGGAGTGATTATCGGGGCAAAATCGTAG